In Cicer arietinum cultivar CDC Frontier isolate Library 1 chromosome 7, Cicar.CDCFrontier_v2.0, whole genome shotgun sequence, a single window of DNA contains:
- the LOC101497022 gene encoding WRKY transcription factor 72A-like encodes MEDHNNILKSNEGEDNGSNYKHDQKLESTNKKIVETKEENERLKLTQFAKNYQAMHMDFFNIIQHDKQEVVTKSISSHEESELVSLSLGISSIGHPIDDKKNRNETKNIKEDENFDEGLALRLNITFDPSSTTKEGKEEELTKKWSPNKVLKTTRTGDITTEVSQYSQLKKTRVCIRARCDTQTMNDGGQWRKYGQKIAKGNPCPRAYYRCTVSPSCPVRKQVQRCAEDMSILITTYEGTHDHSLHTSATAMAYTTSAAASMLKCSSFTSQQGLTNSNTFPIINSNFSYNLNPPNCTSTSKKFPIPQQLYFQNSSISSLNSHPTVTLDLTTPQTPFPIGKFNTPFPSTQKSSSTNPNLSSTITPFQSCMLPSTLSPYSGHFNYGGLINQYGNQAFQGHVYQPSYMMSNHAISQQPLRDSIVATTKAITTNYPKFQYALKAALTTYVGSNEFSCDGVKENHVVAENEALNLKLGGDRSYSKNTTCNVQKGNMFKFPPSQQ; translated from the exons CATGATCAAAAGCTTGAATcaacaaataagaaaattgttgAGACCAAAGAAGAAAATGAGAGGTTGAAACTGACACAGTTTGCAAAGAATTACCAAGCAATGCATATGGACTTCTTCAACATCATTCAACATGATAAACAAGAAGTTGTAACCAAATCAATAAGTAGCCATGAAGAAAGTGAACTTGTGTCCCTTTCATTAGGTATTTCATCCATAGGCCATCCCATAGATGACAAAAAGAATagaaatgaaacaaaaaatatcaaagaAGATGAGAATTTTGATGAAGGACTTGCTCTTAGGTTAAATATCACATTTGACCCTTCATCAACAACTAAGGAAGGGAAGGAAGAGGAACTCACTAAGAAATGGTCACCAAACAAAGTTTTGAAGACAACAAGAACCGGAGATATAACTACAGAAGTTTCTCAATATTCTCAACTCAAGAAAACTAGGGTTTGTATTAGAGCCAGATGTGATACTCAAACG ATGAATGATGGAGGCCAATGGAGAAAATATGGACAGAAAATAGCAAAAGGAAATCCGTGCCCTCGAGCATATTATAGATGCACTGTCTCTCCATCTTGTCCTGTGAGAAAACAg gTTCAAAGATGTGCTGAAGACATGTCAATCTTGATTACCACCTATGAAGGGACTCATGACCATTCTCTACATACTTCAGCCACAGCCATGGCCTACACAACTTCTGCAGCTGCTTCCATGCTTAAGTGTTCTTCATTCACCTCACAACAAGGACTAACCAATTCAAATACATTCCCAATCATCAATTCCAATTTTTCTTATAACCTTAATCCCCCAAATTGTACATCAACTTCAAAGAAGTTTCCAATCCCACAACAATTATACTTTCAAAACTCTTCTATTTCTTCCCTTAATTCTCACCCAACAGTCACTCTTGATCTTACTACACCTCAAACTCCATTTCCCATTGGCAAATTCAACACACCTTTTCCATCCACCCAAAAAAGTTCATCAACAAACCCTAATCTTTCATCAACTATCACACCTTTCCAATCTTGTATGTTACCATCAACTTTGAGTCCTTATAGTGGACATTTCAACTATGGAGGACTAATCAACCAATATGGAAATCAAGCATTTCAAGGACATGTATACCAACCTAGTTATATGATGAGTAACCATGCCATTTCTCAACAACCTTTAAGAGATTCAATTGTGGCCACAACCAAGGCAATTACAACAAATTATCCAAAATTTCAGTATGCCTTAAAAGCTGCTCTCACAACATATGTTGGTAGCAATGAATTTTCTTGTGATGGAGTAAAAGAAAATCATGTTGTGGCTGAGAATGAAGCTTTGAACTTAAAGCTAGGTGGAGATAGGTCATATTCAAAGAACACTACTTGTAATGTTCAAAAAGGAAACATGTTCAAATTTCCACCATCACAACAATAA